A segment of the Halorubrum sp. BOL3-1 genome:
GATCTCTGAGGTATTGCCGAACCACCGGCTGGAGGTCTTCGACCTCGATCTCGACCGTCGCGAGTTCCGGGTGGTTCTCATTCAGGTACTCTTCGACGTTGTTCAGTATAATAAACTCAGTGTTGAGTGCCTGTTGTTTCGTTTTGAACAGTTCGGTAGTCCGACGCTCTGCGTCCTTGATTGCGTCCCGCTTATACCGTAGGATCTGGGGAACCACCGCCGTGAAAGGCGCGTAGCTAGTGGCGTTCCCCATCGCAAAGTCCGGTTGGTTGTTGTCCTCGTACACTGCCGAGAGGACGTACGGCATCGTCGCATCAAATTCCAACATATCGTCGCTGTCGGTCCCTCCAGTGGTATGAGAAGCCGGTTCGAGGCTAAATAGGAACGTCTGATTAAACGGGTTGTTCAACTCCTCGTCTAGCGAGAGATACTCAAGTTCGCCTAATGCGGCGTAGGCGTTCTGCAGCGACTGTGACCGCTCTTCGCGCGACGGAAGCGTCGTGAACAGATTTATTTCTGCCGCTGGGTTCGCTTGGTACATTTCGCTCGCAACCTCAATCGCAAGGCCACTCCCAGTGCCGCCCCCAAGGGAGCAACAGATGGCAACCCTGTCTTCGTTGTAGTTCGTCTCGAACTCGTCGCCGTAGTCCGGATCCATCAGTTGGCATTTATAATGAAGCGCTTTACTCAGCGCACGACGCTTGATGACGCCATTCTTCACCGAAAAGAGGCTGCTAGAGTCCCGCTCGCTTTGGAGGTGCGACCGATTGAGCCACCACGAGTCGACATCGATAAGATTCGACGAAAGAATCTCTTCGACAAAATCGCTTCCAATAAGATCGTCCCAGTGATTGATCGAAACCGTCTCGTTGATATTGTATCGTGAGATTTCGATAGAGCAGAGATCGACTCCGTTCGTCTCTTTGCGACAGGTACCTCGGATATTCTCGATTCGGTTCTTGAGCGTATTCACCTCTTGTTCGACGTTCGCCTCCTCACCGGTCGCGGTGTCAATGAGATGAACGTGAAGGGTATCTCTCCTGTTGACGAGGACGTTCACGAGGAACCAGTCCTGTCGAAGCGACTCCAGCACCATCCGGGTTCCGGCCCCACCGAGCCCGTAGATGTGGTTTGGGGCCACCGTAGACGTATTTTTAGCCGCCTGTTCAATTAAGTAAATCAGTCGTTCTTTGTCGGCGATTTCCTCGTTCAGATTCCGGCCCGACAGGTCCATATTGTGTGGAACAACCAAGGTGTATTATATGTAACGGACCTATCAGAATTCTCCTTGAGTGGAACAAGAAGGTCTACATAACTGGTGCGCTCATGTGTAGGAGATTGTGGGTGGCTCGCCTTCTTGCGGTTTGAAGAATTTGCCTTGGTTCAAGAATAATCTTACAAGCCAATCTCCGTTGAGTTTAGCACTCACCTCAAGTTCGACTGGGCTGTATCAACAATCTCTGCCAGAAGAGCGTATACAAGTAGGGGTTTAGCTGTGTGTGCGCGTAAAGCAGTACCTTCTCAACGCAGTTTGAGTTCGGCTGTCCCTGAGTAGTAATGCGGATGTTTTCGAAATACTGTCTGGCCTAACAGTCGCGATCTTGGGATGCCAATTTAATACGTCACGGAGCCCGCCATACACGAAGGCGTCGATCGTTCCCGGCAACCCTCTCGTTCAGACCGAAGTCAGTCTCAATCGGTCGTTTAATCGTCCTCTCTTAGAGCAGCCTTCACCACCGGCAGCCGATCAACAAGATGTTTTCACTCACTGGCGATTTCGCGACGAACATCAACTTCATCAGAGCAGGCTAAACAACGTATTCGCCAGTAGATATAATAGTTATTTTTATGAGTTGTGTATATATGGAACGCTAGTCGGAGATCATCAAGCGTGGTGTCTTGATGGCCAAATTGGAAATTAACTAGGGCTTCTCTCCCCAGTAATGGGAGACCTTCTTTTGCGGTCCGGTTTCAGTCTTCATCTCGGCCAGAATTGCTGTTATTAGGTTTACTGCCATCGAAATGGTAGTGTTCAGATAAGCTAATTCCATGCGAAGGCGAACGATCTGAGCCACTCGTTTGCTGTTTCTGCTTTGGCGTTGTTAAAACAGTTTGAGAAACTAATATTTCTGTGTCTTACCTCAAGAAAGACATGTTCGACGCTGTTCCGATTTCCATGTCGTTCGTATCTAAAATCGAGATCGTGTTTGCAACAGGCTCGCTGAAGTGGAACCGCCCCATCAACGAGAAAGATTGCGTCATCAACATCGTGTTTATCACGAAGTTCCGCGAAGAATTGATCTGGTATGAGGTTCGTTATTGTCGGTTCAAGCCGTGTGTGTAGTATATCGTTCGAATCAGTATCGACAGCAGCGTACAGCCAATATTGTTCATCGTCAAGCTGAATCACAGTCTCGTCAACCGCAACGTGATTCGGGCTCCGACCAGTTTCTGGCTGTAAATCGGCTTTGTGAACCCAGTTATGAACGGTCGATCGAACTCGATTAACACCAAATACCTCAAGAAACAAGACAGTATTTGAAAGCGATAGTTCAGACAAATGGAGCTAAATACTGAGGTTCATCAACAGCTTCGGTGTTGATTCTCGCTCCACAAACTCTAAGTTGATCTCGTCTAAACAGCCGCTGAGACGGTCGTTTTCGGGCATGAATCACTTTGAAAACGCACCGCCTCACCTTTCAAACCTTATCTGAACACCGCCAGTTGACGAGATTCAGTACCTCACAAAGCATCCTCGGCTAGCTGTTTCTGCGGCCTGAGTTCTGTGTCGAAGCGGTTGTACTGAGGCTCTTGACGAGAGAATTACGGTGGATCGACAGAGAGCTGTCGCTGTCGGCGGCGATCAGCCGCCGACGCGACAGCGTCGCCACTCACTCTGCTGGCTTGCTCGGTCGGTGGTTAGCGGTAGAATCGGTCGTCAGGTGGCCGATTCGCGGGGACGGCCCGACGCACCGCGAGGGCCGTCCACGCAGCTCGTCGAACCATATTGACGAACTCCTTGTACGGCCACCACCAGAGGCGACGCCCGCCTCGGCGGGGCGTCGCCACATACTCGTAGTGAAGGTACCGCCAGACGTTCTGTAAGAGGAGACTCACCACCACGTACAGCAGTCGTACCGTTGGATCTCGTGTTGTCGTTGTCGCTATCGCTTGCTCAAACAATCGATAGCTCGATTCGATACCGAACCGCTTGCTGTAGTGGTATCGAGCGTCGCGTGGTGAGTCGATGAACGGCGCGTCAGCGGCGTAGCCGTGACGCGCCACCCCGTTCTCGTCATACTTCCCGTTCAGGTACGTACAGTCGATGTAGACGGGAAACTCGACGGTCCAGCTGTGACCGTCGAGTTTCCCTGTCAGATCGTGCTGAATGACGCGGCTCCATCCTTCCGAGAGCTCCTGCTGAATCGTCTCACCCCACCGGATGATCGGGATCACGTACGCGTAATTGTGCGCCTGAAGCAGCGTGAGACACTTACTGTCGTAGAATCCGCGATCAAGGTAGACGGCCTTGACCCCGGTGTCAAGGCCGTCTAGGACGCCAAAGAACTCAGCGAGGACACTGCTGGCGGTATCGCCGTCTCGGAGACGGCGTACCGCCAGCGTGTAGCGTTTGTTCGTCACACGCGCGTAGAGTGTGGCGTAGGCGTGGAACGCAGTGGTTCCACGCTTCGCTACCGAGTGATAGAGGTCGTCTGTGTCGTCTTCGTCACCGTAGTAGGGCCGCAGGTGGAGGTCTGCGCAGACCTCCACCTGCTCGGGGAGCAGTTCATCGAGATCCCTTCGAAGGAGCGTGTTAGCAACTCGTTCGAGCCGATCCGGCTTGAACTTCGTCCGGAGATGGTAGAGGATCGTGTTCGCAGCGGGTGAGTTCTGGCTTGACGCGCAGAGCGTAGAGACAGAGGTCCCGTCGGCGCAAGCGCCGACGAGGACCTCATAGATGTCCTCAGCAGTGATCTCAGCGTTATTGGCTAAGGAGAGCGGAACTTCCTCGTCAAGGCGGTTGACGAGAAAGTTAAGAAGCTGGTCCTCGTGGATCTCACCGTCTGCTTGCTTGGTCGTAGACACACCTTCAGCAAGCAGACGTTCTAACTAAGCGGCTTTGTGAAGTACTGAGATTCGGGAGAAGATTTTTACTCAGGAGAAAGAATACCTGAGTGTAATAATGTCTCTCAAACTGGACGCTGGGATTGGAGCCCCATTTACACCGGATCGTCGGGAAGCATACCTAGAGGTGAAGGTTGAGACAGCAGATAAAGTCCGGTCCACGACAACGACGCGAAACGTCTGTATTCTCGTGGATACGAGTACCTCAATGTCGAATTCGAAAATTCGAAAGGCTAGGGAGGGGGTTCGGCGGGTGCTGGATGAACTGAATCCGGAGGATACAGTCAGTATCATCGGGTTCAATTCT
Coding sequences within it:
- a CDS encoding ISH3 family transposase, whose translation is MSTTKQADGEIHEDQLLNFLVNRLDEEVPLSLANNAEITAEDIYEVLVGACADGTSVSTLCASSQNSPAANTILYHLRTKFKPDRLERVANTLLRRDLDELLPEQVEVCADLHLRPYYGDEDDTDDLYHSVAKRGTTAFHAYATLYARVTNKRYTLAVRRLRDGDTASSVLAEFFGVLDGLDTGVKAVYLDRGFYDSKCLTLLQAHNYAYVIPIIRWGETIQQELSEGWSRVIQHDLTGKLDGHSWTVEFPVYIDCTYLNGKYDENGVARHGYAADAPFIDSPRDARYHYSKRFGIESSYRLFEQAIATTTTRDPTVRLLYVVVSLLLQNVWRYLHYEYVATPRRGGRRLWWWPYKEFVNMVRRAAWTALAVRRAVPANRPPDDRFYR